A genomic segment from Bubalus bubalis isolate 160015118507 breed Murrah chromosome 5, NDDB_SH_1, whole genome shotgun sequence encodes:
- the TNNT3 gene encoding troponin T, fast skeletal muscle isoform X22, translating into MSDEEVEHVEEEAQEEEEVQEDAEQEDWEDQAEEKPRPRLTAPKIPEGEKVDFDDIQKKRQNKDLMELQALIDSHFEARKKEEEELVALKERIEKRRAERAEQQRIRAEKERERQNRLAEEKARREEEDAKRRAEDDLKKKKALSSMGANYSSYLAKADQKRGKKQTAREMKKKVLAERRKPLNIDHLSEDKLRDKAKELWDTLYQLEIDKFEYGEKLKRQKYDIMNVRARVEMLAKFSKKAGTTAKGKVGGRWK; encoded by the exons ACGCAGAGCAGGAGGACTGGGAGGACCAGGCAG AGGAGAAGCCGAGACCCAG ACTCACTGCTCCTAAGATCCCGGAAGGGGAGAAAGTCGACTTCGAT GACATCCAGAAGAAGCGCCAGAACAAAGACCTCATGGAGCTCCAGGCTCTCATCGACAGCCACTTCGAGGCtcggaagaaggaggaggaggagctggttgCCCTCAAGGAGAGAATC GAGAAACGCCGAGCAGAGAGAGCTGAGCAGCAGAGGATCCGGGCGGAGAAGGAGCGGGAACGCCAGAACAGACTGGCG gaggagaaggcacgGCGGGAGGAGGAAGACGCCAAGAGGAGGGCCGAGGACGACCTGAAGAAGAAGAAGGCCCTGTCCTCCATGGGCGCGAACTACAGCAGCTACCTGGCCAAG GCAGACCAGAAGAGAGGCAAGAAGCAGACGGCCCGGGAGATGAAGAAGAAGGTCCTGGCCGAGCGGAGGAAGCCCCTCAACATCGACCACCTCAGCGAGGACAAGCTCAG GGACAAGGCCAAGGAGCTCTGGGACACCCTGTACCAGCTGGAGATCGACAAGTTTGAGTACGGGGAGAAGCTGAAGCGCCAGAAATACGAT ATTATGAACGTCCGGGCCAGAGTGGAGATGCTGGCCAAGTT CAGCAAGAAGGCCGGGACCACGGCCAAGGGCAAAGTCGGCGGGCGCTGGAAGTAG
- the TNNT3 gene encoding troponin T, fast skeletal muscle isoform X28, which produces MSDEEVEHVEEEAQEEEEVQEEEKPRPRLTAPKIPEGEKVDFDDIQKKRQNKDLMELQALIDSHFEARKKEEEELVALKERIEKRRAERAEQQRIRAEKERERQNRLAEEKARREEEDAKRRAEDDLKKKKALSSMGANYSSYLAKADQKRGKKQTAREMKKKVLAERRKPLNIDHLSEDKLRDKAKELWDTLYQLEIDKFEYGEKLKRQKYDIMNVRARVEMLAKFSKKAGTTAKGKVGGRWK; this is translated from the exons AGGAGAAGCCGAGACCCAG ACTCACTGCTCCTAAGATCCCGGAAGGGGAGAAAGTCGACTTCGAT GACATCCAGAAGAAGCGCCAGAACAAAGACCTCATGGAGCTCCAGGCTCTCATCGACAGCCACTTCGAGGCtcggaagaaggaggaggaggagctggttgCCCTCAAGGAGAGAATC GAGAAACGCCGAGCAGAGAGAGCTGAGCAGCAGAGGATCCGGGCGGAGAAGGAGCGGGAACGCCAGAACAGACTGGCG gaggagaaggcacgGCGGGAGGAGGAAGACGCCAAGAGGAGGGCCGAGGACGACCTGAAGAAGAAGAAGGCCCTGTCCTCCATGGGCGCGAACTACAGCAGCTACCTGGCCAAG GCAGACCAGAAGAGAGGCAAGAAGCAGACGGCCCGGGAGATGAAGAAGAAGGTCCTGGCCGAGCGGAGGAAGCCCCTCAACATCGACCACCTCAGCGAGGACAAGCTCAG GGACAAGGCCAAGGAGCTCTGGGACACCCTGTACCAGCTGGAGATCGACAAGTTTGAGTACGGGGAGAAGCTGAAGCGCCAGAAATACGAT ATTATGAACGTCCGGGCCAGAGTGGAGATGCTGGCCAAGTT CAGCAAGAAGGCCGGGACCACGGCCAAGGGCAAAGTCGGCGGGCGCTGGAAGTAG
- the TNNT3 gene encoding troponin T, fast skeletal muscle isoform X27 translates to MSDEEVEHVEEEAQEEVHEVHEPEEKPRPRLTAPKIPEGEKVDFDDIQKKRQNKDLMELQALIDSHFEARKKEEEELVALKERIEKRRAERAEQQRIRAEKERERQNRLAEEKARREEEDAKRRAEDDLKKKKALSSMGANYSSYLAKADQKRGKKQTAREMKKKVLAERRKPLNIDHLSEDKLRDKAKELWDTLYQLEIDKFEYGEKLKRQKYDIMNVRARVEMLAKFSKKAGTTAKGKVGGRWK, encoded by the exons AGGAGAAGCCGAGACCCAG ACTCACTGCTCCTAAGATCCCGGAAGGGGAGAAAGTCGACTTCGAT GACATCCAGAAGAAGCGCCAGAACAAAGACCTCATGGAGCTCCAGGCTCTCATCGACAGCCACTTCGAGGCtcggaagaaggaggaggaggagctggttgCCCTCAAGGAGAGAATC GAGAAACGCCGAGCAGAGAGAGCTGAGCAGCAGAGGATCCGGGCGGAGAAGGAGCGGGAACGCCAGAACAGACTGGCG gaggagaaggcacgGCGGGAGGAGGAAGACGCCAAGAGGAGGGCCGAGGACGACCTGAAGAAGAAGAAGGCCCTGTCCTCCATGGGCGCGAACTACAGCAGCTACCTGGCCAAG GCAGACCAGAAGAGAGGCAAGAAGCAGACGGCCCGGGAGATGAAGAAGAAGGTCCTGGCCGAGCGGAGGAAGCCCCTCAACATCGACCACCTCAGCGAGGACAAGCTCAG GGACAAGGCCAAGGAGCTCTGGGACACCCTGTACCAGCTGGAGATCGACAAGTTTGAGTACGGGGAGAAGCTGAAGCGCCAGAAATACGAT ATTATGAACGTCCGGGCCAGAGTGGAGATGCTGGCCAAGTT CAGCAAGAAGGCCGGGACCACGGCCAAGGGCAAAGTCGGCGGGCGCTGGAAGTAG
- the TNNT3 gene encoding troponin T, fast skeletal muscle isoform X21, translating into MSDEEVEHVEEEYEEEEEVQEDAEQEDWEDQAEEKPRPRLTAPKIPEGEKVDFDDIQKKRQNKDLMELQALIDSHFEARKKEEEELVALKERIEKRRAERAEQQRIRAEKERERQNRLAEEKARREEEDAKRRAEDDLKKKKALSSMGANYSSYLAKADQKRGKKQTAREMKKKVLAERRKPLNIDHLSEDKLRDKAKELWDTLYQLEIDKFEYGEKLKRQKYDIMNVRARVEMLAKFSKKAGTTAKGKVGGRWK; encoded by the exons ACGCAGAGCAGGAGGACTGGGAGGACCAGGCAG AGGAGAAGCCGAGACCCAG ACTCACTGCTCCTAAGATCCCGGAAGGGGAGAAAGTCGACTTCGAT GACATCCAGAAGAAGCGCCAGAACAAAGACCTCATGGAGCTCCAGGCTCTCATCGACAGCCACTTCGAGGCtcggaagaaggaggaggaggagctggttgCCCTCAAGGAGAGAATC GAGAAACGCCGAGCAGAGAGAGCTGAGCAGCAGAGGATCCGGGCGGAGAAGGAGCGGGAACGCCAGAACAGACTGGCG gaggagaaggcacgGCGGGAGGAGGAAGACGCCAAGAGGAGGGCCGAGGACGACCTGAAGAAGAAGAAGGCCCTGTCCTCCATGGGCGCGAACTACAGCAGCTACCTGGCCAAG GCAGACCAGAAGAGAGGCAAGAAGCAGACGGCCCGGGAGATGAAGAAGAAGGTCCTGGCCGAGCGGAGGAAGCCCCTCAACATCGACCACCTCAGCGAGGACAAGCTCAG GGACAAGGCCAAGGAGCTCTGGGACACCCTGTACCAGCTGGAGATCGACAAGTTTGAGTACGGGGAGAAGCTGAAGCGCCAGAAATACGAT ATTATGAACGTCCGGGCCAGAGTGGAGATGCTGGCCAAGTT CAGCAAGAAGGCCGGGACCACGGCCAAGGGCAAAGTCGGCGGGCGCTGGAAGTAG
- the TNNT3 gene encoding troponin T, fast skeletal muscle isoform X29 has product MSDEEVEHVEEEYEEEEEVQEEEKPRPRLTAPKIPEGEKVDFDDIQKKRQNKDLMELQALIDSHFEARKKEEEELVALKERIEKRRAERAEQQRIRAEKERERQNRLAEEKARREEEDAKRRAEDDLKKKKALSSMGANYSSYLAKADQKRGKKQTAREMKKKVLAERRKPLNIDHLSEDKLRDKAKELWDTLYQLEIDKFEYGEKLKRQKYDIMNVRARVEMLAKFSKKAGTTAKGKVGGRWK; this is encoded by the exons AGGAGAAGCCGAGACCCAG ACTCACTGCTCCTAAGATCCCGGAAGGGGAGAAAGTCGACTTCGAT GACATCCAGAAGAAGCGCCAGAACAAAGACCTCATGGAGCTCCAGGCTCTCATCGACAGCCACTTCGAGGCtcggaagaaggaggaggaggagctggttgCCCTCAAGGAGAGAATC GAGAAACGCCGAGCAGAGAGAGCTGAGCAGCAGAGGATCCGGGCGGAGAAGGAGCGGGAACGCCAGAACAGACTGGCG gaggagaaggcacgGCGGGAGGAGGAAGACGCCAAGAGGAGGGCCGAGGACGACCTGAAGAAGAAGAAGGCCCTGTCCTCCATGGGCGCGAACTACAGCAGCTACCTGGCCAAG GCAGACCAGAAGAGAGGCAAGAAGCAGACGGCCCGGGAGATGAAGAAGAAGGTCCTGGCCGAGCGGAGGAAGCCCCTCAACATCGACCACCTCAGCGAGGACAAGCTCAG GGACAAGGCCAAGGAGCTCTGGGACACCCTGTACCAGCTGGAGATCGACAAGTTTGAGTACGGGGAGAAGCTGAAGCGCCAGAAATACGAT ATTATGAACGTCCGGGCCAGAGTGGAGATGCTGGCCAAGTT CAGCAAGAAGGCCGGGACCACGGCCAAGGGCAAAGTCGGCGGGCGCTGGAAGTAG